One genomic region from Acidimicrobiia bacterium encodes:
- a CDS encoding short-chain dehydrogenase, protein MSSTCLIVGASRGIGLELATQYAVDGWTVHATTRTVDQPGPL, encoded by the coding sequence ATGTCTTCCACTTGCCTGATTGTTGGCGCCAGCCGGGGTATTGGACTCGAACTGGCAACCCAGTACGCGGTCGACGGCTGGACCGTCCACGCCACGACTCGCACGGTCGATCAACCGGGACCGCTT